From a region of the Salvelinus alpinus chromosome 2, SLU_Salpinus.1, whole genome shotgun sequence genome:
- the LOC139565743 gene encoding ciliary microtubule inner protein 1-like has product MAACKPLGSGKEYSFVDKDEIWKVHVKIELQSAKAWPNKWGFLTKSYKEMQEESNKLKDVVKLELPQHLKTRPPTPPEKYIQVGPSPPVPQTTQAQIGWRSAVPELQLERYGNVQCGKKSFLKELGWAFDACS; this is encoded by the exons ATGGCAGCCTGCAAACCACTTGGATCTGGTAAAGAATACAGCTTTGTGGATAAAGATGAAATCTG GAAAGTTCATGTCAAAATAGAGCTTCAGTCAGCCAAGGCCTGGCCCAATAAATGGGGATTCTTGACCAAGTCCTACAAGGAG ATGCAGGAGGAGAGCAACAAGCTGAAGGACGTTGTCAAATTGGAGCTTCCCCAACATCTTAAAACACGACCCCCTACCCCACCTGAGAAATACATCCAA GTGGGACCCTCTCCCCCAGTTCCCCAGACCACCCAGGCTCAGATTGGCTGGCGCTCGGCCGTGCCCGAGTTGCAGTTGGAGCGCTACGGAAATGTCCAGTGTGGGAAGAAGAGCTTCCTGAAGGAGCTGGGCTGGGCCTTCGACGCCTGCAGCTGA